Within the Mastacembelus armatus chromosome 10, fMasArm1.2, whole genome shotgun sequence genome, the region AGACTTTCATCACCTCCCCATCACAGGAACATTAAACCCTTTTGTGTATCTAAACACTTTAGACTATCCATCACTCACAATGGGAAATCTGAGAAATGCCCGATCAACTTAGAAGACCATTAACTCAGTCTTACTCTGACCACAGGGGTAACAAAGAGCAATCCCTAAAGATAATGATTGTAATGTGTATATTTTAGTAATGTCTTACTGATATGATAGCTAACACCTGTGTAAAATTATGTGGTTACAGATTAAGTTTCTTTTTTAAGTCTCTGCTGGTAACTTGAAACACATCACTTATCAGATCATATTTTATAGACTTCCTTAAGTTTACAGGTATCTTGAGCCATTTTATGATAAACTTTATTTCCACTAAATTTTCAGGTTGACAAATGTTTGAGTGCAGAGTATATCAGAATAAACGTATCGTATTgatcattaaaatgcaaaaaacctTTGACAAATATTCAtagtacatttactttacagGCTGAGTTCAACCTTGTCATGTGATGATTAAACTCAGTGCTTGATTTATTCTGTTAATCATCAGAGTAATATTTGTCTTTGAGCCTGAGTGGAATGTCATTGTCCTCAATGTGCCCCCTCTTGTTCTGTTGGAGATTTCTCCTCTGTTTCAGGTATAAAATGGTGGTCACCAGAAGCAAACATGTGGATGCCAGCATCATACCCAGGCCTACTAACAGTGTCATTTGAGCAAATCCAGGGTTTTCTATCTCGCAGATGGGGGACCTTAAGGGCTTCTGAACTAAGTCAGGTGTCCCTGTCCAGGTGGGCGCCCTGTCCAAATGGCATGGCTCCATGCTGTCATTGACCAACAAATTAACCCAGACTGTGGTATAAAGTGGAGTTGGTTTCCCATGATCTCTGACCACAATGAACAGGTGATGCATTCCCTTGTCCTTCTGTAGGAGTTGCCGACCTAAGGTGATGTTCCCTGATCTTGAATCCACCTGGAAGGGGCTGCTGTTTTGCACTGGCTCTGGTGCCACAACAGTGTATGTGATTTCTGAATTCATCCCTGAGTCCTCGTCGATGGCATAGACCTTTGTTACCATGGTGCCTGCCACTGTTGTTGGAGAGACAGTCAGGCATGAGAAGTTGCTCCTGGGAAGGACCACTTTTGGCTGGTTGTCATTGATGTCCTCCACAAAGATTGTTACCCTGGCAGTGGAAATCAAAGCAGCTGGATGCCCATGATCGCTGGCCAGCAGGTAGAGTTCATAGTGGTCCTTTGTCTCGCGATCCAACTTGGTAGTGGAGAGAAGTGTCCCCTGGGTGTTATCCACAACAAAAGGTCCACTGCTGTTTACAACATTCAACTCTGTGTTCCCATTCTCCCCTTCATCTGGGTCTGTCACCCTTACCCTCCCCACCGGAGTGGATGGTGGTACATTTTCAGGGATGAAAAAGATAAAGTGAGGTGTTAGAAAAACAGGTGCATTGTCATTCTGGTCCAGAACACAAATGGATACTGTAGCCATGGACTCCAAGGGAGGAGAGCCACTATCTTGTGCAAACACAGTCAGTTTGTGTCTACCCTGCTGTTCCCTATCTAGAGAGGCAGATACAGACAGTTGACCTGTCACAGGGTCAATGCTAAAGATGGGAGATGTCTGTTTGTCCAGCCTGTAGGTCACTCGGCCATTAGATCCGCTGTCTGCATCTGAAGCCGAGACCTGCACCAGTGACATTCCTGGCTGGTTGTTTTCTTCCACCTCCAGCTGGTAGTGAGACTGGAAAAAATGTGGGGGATTATCATTGACATCTGCCACCATCACTCTGATGACATGCCTGGAAGGAATGATCATAGACCCTTCAGCTGATCTGCTTTGCACTACCACAGATATATGATGTTCCTTTTTCATCTCATAGTCTAGCGGCTTTGATGTGGAAAGCAGATATTTACCATTCTGTGGGCTTAAAGTGAAAGGCACTTCACCCTCAATGGCAAGAGATGAGCCTTTTAAGCTGCTGTCACCCTCAAGCTCTAAAACAGCTAAGACAGTGGGGGTCTGGTTCTCTTGTAACACAACAGTTTGGTTTTGATGCTCTGCTATGAACCCGATCTTGATCGTCAGCTCTTGGTTTGCCTTGGGGAGCACGGATACAGTTACCTGAGTGTCTGCTGGGGGGCAGTGATGGCTGCTAGCTAACACTTTCAACACCAGCTCCTCGTAGTTGTCATTTTGGAGGTCCTGCGTTAGTCTGATGTACCCAGTGAGGCTGTCAAGGCTAAAGAGCTTCTTGGCTCGCTCAGAGACTTTGGGACTGAGTGAGTAAATGATGGCAGCGTTCAGGCCTGAATCTGGGTCTGTGGCTCTGACCTGAGCAACCAGTGTATTCTTCGGGGAGTCTCCGGGGATAGTGACACTATGAGGGCTGTCAGAACTAAAGCTTGGACAGTTGTCATTAACATCTGTCACTGTGATGATTAAAGTTGCTGTAGCACTTAAAGGATTTGTGCCACAGTCGCTGGCCACCAGTGCCATT harbors:
- the pcdh20l gene encoding protocadherin-20, with translation MGLGTIDNMNWAGLLQNLLLVVHLRQIICGSVQFSIPEEQKPGTLVGSLGKKFPSPYQLLTQEYLWMDKITGNVYTTEQKMDREALCPKETKAQECIILHNAVVGPSGDLIQFPVIIEDINDNAPLFENNEIHLRLSEDVNVGSSFLLDVQAQDRDAGNNGELQYHLEDSDGVFSLKVKEDGAFIMLIVQTALDREAQDQYQMALVASDCGTNPLSATATLIITVTDVNDNCPSFSSDSPHSVTIPGDSPKNTLVAQVRATDPDSGLNAAIIYSLSPKVSERAKKLFSLDSLTGYIRLTQDLQNDNYEELVLKVLASSHHCPPADTQVTVSVLPKANQELTIKIGFIAEHQNQTVVLQENQTPTVLAVLELEGDSSLKGSSLAIEGEVPFTLSPQNGKYLLSTSKPLDYEMKKEHHISVVVQSRSAEGSMIIPSRHVIRVMVADVNDNPPHFFQSHYQLEVEENNQPGMSLVQVSASDADSGSNGRVTYRLDKQTSPIFSIDPVTGQLSVSASLDREQQGRHKLTVFAQDSGSPPLESMATVSICVLDQNDNAPVFLTPHFIFFIPENVPPSTPVGRVRVTDPDEGENGNTELNVVNSSGPFVVDNTQGTLLSTTKLDRETKDHYELYLLASDHGHPAALISTARVTIFVEDINDNQPKVVLPRSNFSCLTVSPTTVAGTMVTKVYAIDEDSGMNSEITYTVVAPEPVQNSSPFQVDSRSGNITLGRQLLQKDKGMHHLFIVVRDHGKPTPLYTTVWVNLLVNDSMEPCHLDRAPTWTGTPDLVQKPLRSPICEIENPGFAQMTLLVGLGMMLASTCLLLVTTILYLKQRRNLQQNKRGHIEDNDIPLRLKDKYYSDD